The DNA region GGTCGGCGGGGTCTTCCAGCCCAATATGCAGGCGGATGGCGGGTCCGTCCGCTTCCCACGTCGTCGCGCTGCGATAGCGGGCGGGATCGACCGGGAGGGCAAGGCTTTCGAAACCGCCCCAGCTATAGCCGATGCCGAAATGAGCGAGGCCGTCGATCAGGGCGGCGCGGGCCGCTTCACCGCCGCCCTTCAGGATGAAGCTGAATAGCCCGGTCGAGCCGCTGAAATCCCGTTGCCACAGCGCATGGCCGGGACAATCGGGGAGCGCGGGATGCAGGACGCGGGCGACATCGGGCTGGTCTTTCAACCAGTTGGCGACGGCAACCGCGCTGTCCTGATGCTGTTTCAGCCGGACGCCCAATGTGCGCAGCCCGCGCGAGGCGAGCCAGGCGTCGTCGGGGCTGACCATCTGGCCGAAAAGATAGGCGGTCTGGCGGACCCTGGCGAACCAGTCCGCATTGGCGGTGACGCTGCCCATCATCACGTCGCTATGGCCGACGATATATTTGGTGCAGGCCAGGATCGAGATATCGACGCCATGGGACAGCGCCGGGAAATAGAGCGGCGTCGCCCAGGTGTTATCCAGCAGGGTCACGACCCCGTTCGCCTTCGCCCAGGCGGTGAGCGCAGGCACATCCTGCACTTCGAACGTCAGGCTGCCGGGGCTTTCCAGAAAGAGCGCGCGGATCGGCCTGTCGGCAAGATAGACATCGAGTGAGACAGTAGTGGGATCATAATAAATAGTTTCGATGCCGTAACTATCAAGCAATTGCGTGCAGAAATTACGGGTCGGGTCATAGGCGCTGTCCACCATCAGCAGCCGGTCGCCGGGCTTTAGCACCGCCATCAGCGCGCAGGCGATCGCCGCGACACCCGATGGGTAGAGCATCGTCCCTTCCGCACCCGGCTCCATCTCGGTGAGGGCGTCGGCCAGCGACCAAGCGGTCGGCGTGCCCTTCCGCCCGTAGAACAGGCGTTCATGCGTGCTGCTGCCCGCCGCTTTGCGCAGATGGGCGACATCGTCATAGAGGATGGTGGAGGCGCGCCAGACCGGGGGGCTGACGATGCCGCCAGGCTGGCCGGGCATTTGCGTCCATTCGGGCTTGCGCCCGATTTGGGCGAGCTTTGTCAAAGGCTTGCGGGTATCGTCGCTCACGCCGCACCTGTCGCTTTCGGTGTCGCAGGATCGAAGCCCCATTCCGACCAGCTGCCGTCATACAGGGTCACATCGGTCTTCCCGAGCGATTCCAGCCCGGCCAGGATGATCGCGGCGGTGACGCCGCTGCCGCAAGTGGTGATGATCGGCTGGTCGAAATCCGTCCCCGCGTCCACGAACAGGCGGCGCAGGTCATCGCCCTGCTTCATGCTGTTGTCGGCGTTGAAAAAGGCGGAGGAAGGGATGTTGCGACTGCCCGGAATATGGCCGGACGCCATGCCGGGCCGGGGTTCGGCCTCCGCACCGGTGAAGCGGCCCGCGCCGCGCGCGTCCAGCACCTGCGCGGCCTGGCTGTCCAGATTGGCGAGCAGATCGGCCTTGGTGCGGACCTGGCTGCGGTCGAGCCGGGCGACGGCATTGCCGGGAGCCGGGGTGAAGGCACCGCTTTGTGTCGGCCGCCCTTCCGCCAGCCATTTGGGCAGGCCGCCGTCCAGGATCGCAGCCGATGCGCCCAGGCCATAGACGCGCATCATCCACCAGGCCCGCGCAGCGCTGTGCGTCGGGCTGTTGTCATAGACGATGATGCGGCTGTCGGTGTCGATACCCAATGCTTGCGCCCGCTGGGTCATCAGGTCGTCGGGCGGCGCCATGCCGGGCGTCGGATCGTCGGGATCGTTCAGGCTCGGCAGGTCCAGAAACGCTGCGCCGGGAATATGCGCGGCTTCATATTCGGCGCGGGGATCGCGCGGGGTGCCGGGCAGGAACAGGCTGGCGTCCAGGATGCGCAGGTCGGGCTGGCCCAGTTCCGTCGCGAGCCAGTCGGTGGAAACGAATAGGGTCATGCGCCTTGTCTTTCTCAGCCTGTCTTGCGCCCTTCCTACGGCGCGCGGGCAGGGCTGGGAAGGGGTGTCAGGCGGGCGTCAGTTCGGCGGCGGCGCGGGCGGCGGGACGGCGGAACTGGCGTGGCCCCTGATCCAGGCGCAGCGGCGCCAGCCTGTCGGCCGGGGGGTCCTGCTCCTGCCCGACGATGAAGGCGCGGGCGGTGCGGCCCTGACCCACCGGCTGCCCGTCGGCTTCGCCCTCTTCGGCTCCCCAGCGATAGGCGGCGTCGAAGGCGGCGAGCGGGATCAGCAGGCTGCGCTGGCCCATCGTCACCGGCATGATCTGGTCAGGCGACAGGCGCAGTTCGCCGGTCAACTGCCGTGTCTCACCCGCTGCGATCGTCACGGCGGTGTGCAGCGGCAGTCCGTCCTGCCCGGCGAAGAAGGACTCCAGCAACGCCTGTTGCTGCGCGCCGCCATTGCCCAGCACGCCCCGCACCAATATCTCCTGCGCCGCCCGGTCGCCGCGATTATGCAAGGTCAGACGATAGGCGATCGTCACCCCCATCAGAGAAAAGCGCGCCTGGGCGATGTGCATGTCCATGTCGATCCACGGGCGGTCGGTGTTGGCCGTGGTCGCGGCGACGGGCAGGTGCAGGGCCGCGGCCGGTTCGGGCGCGGCCGGCGGCGGTTCGACCGATGCAGCGGGGACGGCTGGCACGACCGGCACAGGCGGCGTCGCGCGGGTCGGTTCGGCGGGCTGTTCGACAGGCGTTGCGCTGGCTTTGCGACGGCGCATCAGGAAGACGGTTGCAAGAGCAGCGAGTGCAAGAACGCCACCGATGATCCAGGCCCAAGGCGTAGGGCTGGCCTCTTCCGTCGCCGGGGCAGGCGTCGCGGCTGGCTCTGGCGTGGCGTCAGGTGCAGGCGCGGGAAGCGGCTGGGCAGGCGGTTCTGCGGCAGGGGTGCTGCCAGTGTCGGGGGCAGGTTCGGCCGGTGCCGTCTGCGCGGGCGCGGGTGAACGCGGCGTTTGCGTATCCTGACGATCGGCCGGGCGGTCCGCACGCGGCGTTTCGGTGGCAGGCGCGGGGCGCGGGCGGCTGGGCTGCGGCGTGGGCTGCACGGTCGCGGCGGGCGGCGTGACAATGGGCGCGACGACGGGCGGCACGACTACCGGCGGCGCAGTGCGCGGCGTGACCGGATCGCGATAGACGTTGAGTTCCGGCCCCTGCTGGTTGGGATTGGGTGCGGGGGTCGCGCTGGATGGCGGCAGTTGAAAGCCGGGTGTCTGCGCCTCCGTTTGCTGGGCATGGACGGGCGCAGCCAGCAGCAGCGGCGCGGCGATGATCAGCGAACGAATGTTAGACCCCATGACCCTTGCCAAGGCACAAGATCGGCTGAACCGCAAGTGAACAATGCGAAGGCGATGACATCAGTCGTGCAATGGCGTAGATGCGCGGCATGACCGACCTTCCTACCACGCCGCTGCACCTGGGTCAGACCAGTGCGCTTCCCGCCAGTCCGCAAGCTGCCGTCCTGGATTATGTGCCCAATCCGCGCCCCGGCAAACCCTATCTGGTGCGCTTCACCGCGCCGGAATTTACCTCGCTTTGCCCGGTGACGGGACAGCCCGATTTCGCGCATCTGGTGATCGATTATGCGCCCGGCGCGACCATCGTCGAATCGAAGTCGCTGAAGCTGTTCCTGGGCGCCTTCCGCAACCATGCCGCCTTTCACGAAGATTGCACCGTCGGCATAGGCGAGCGGCTGTTTGCCGAGATGGACCCGATCTGGTTGCGCATCGGCGGCTATTGGTATCCGCGCGGCGGCATTCCGATCGACGTCTTCTGGCAATCGGGCGAACCCCCTGCGGGCCTGTGGCTGCCTGCGCAGGATGTGCCGGGCTATCGCGGCCGGGGGTGATGTCCTGCTTTAGCAGATATCCTCCGTCATCCCGGGCTTGACCCGGGATCCCGCTTTTCCTGGTGACAGATTAACGGCAATGGCTGCTAATCCCCTGCCATGCTCGCAAACAGCGGCATCCCGGTTAAGGCCAGGGGGCCGGTAAGAATATCGTGCTGCGCGCCTCAGTTTGACGAACGCGCAACAGGGTTCGACCAACGACATTATGATAGCGCGCCATCGCTTGACCGATGCAGCGAAACGGGTGATCCCGCGTTTATTGCGCGTGAGACATGATTTCATGCGCTCCCAAGACGTGTCGGAGTCTTCATCCTATGCCCCTCAAGACCATTTTGCCGCTGCTGATCGCGGCCGCGCCTATCGCCATTGCCGCCCCCGCCCTGGCCCAGAGCGCGCCCACACCCGGTTCCATGCCCGCTGGCCCCGCCGCCGGGATCACGACGCAGCTGCCGCGTGGCGCTGCGCCCAGCCATTATGCGATCGAAGTGACGCCCGATGCGGCGAACCTGAAGTTCAGCGGCAAGGTGACGATCGACGTCACCGTCAGCGCGGCACTGCCGACGCTGGTGCTGAACGCGGCGGACCTGACCGTCTCGTCGGTCATGCTCACCCCGGCGAAGGGCAAGGCGATCAAGGGCGTGGCCAAGGTCGATGCCGACGCCCAGACCGTCAGCCTGGATTTCGGCAAGCCGATTACGCCTGGCAGCTACAAGGTCGACATCGTCTATGCCGGGATCATCAACCAGCAGGCCAATGGCCTGTTCGCACTCGACTATACCGACAATGCGGGCGCGGCGAAACGCGCGCTCTTCACCCAATTCGAAGCGCCCGATGCACGCCGTTTCGTGCCCAGCTGGGACGAGCCGAGCTATAAGGCGACGTTCGACCTGAGCGCGGTCGTGCCCGCCGATCAGCTGGCCGTCGGCAACATGCCGGTCAAGGCGACCAAGGCCATCGGCAGCGGCAAAAAGCTGGTGACGTTCGGCACGTCCCCGAAAATGTCGTCCTATCTCTTGTTCTTCGGCCTGGGCGAACTGGACCGCGCGACCAAGATGGCGGGCAATACCGAAGTCGGCGTCATCACCGGCAAGGGCAATACCGGCAAGGCGCAGCTGGCGCTGGACGCGTCGGCCAGCATCCTGCCCTATTTCAACGACTATTTCGGCGTTCCCTATCCGCTGCCCAAGCTCGACAATGTCGCGGGGCCGGGCCAGAGCCAGTTTTTCAGCGCGATGGAAAATTGGGGCGCGATCTTCACCTTCGAACGCGCGCTGCTGGTCGATCCGCGCTTTACGTCCGAAGCGACCAAGCGCCGCATCTATGAAACCGTCGCGCATGAAATGGCGCATCAATGGTTCGGCGACCTTGTCACCATGGCCTGGTGGGACGATCTCTGGTTGAACGAAGGCTTCGCCAGCTGGATGGCGACCAAGGTGACCGACAAGCTGCAACCCGACTGGGAAATGCTGCTGACTCGCGTCGATGGCCGCGAGGCGGCGATGAGCCTCGATTCGCTCGCCACCACCCATGCCGTTGTGCAGAAAATCACCACCGTCGATCAGGTGAACCAAGCGTTCGACGCCATCACCTATCAAAAGGGTGAAGCCGTCATCACCATGCTGGAAGGCTATGCCGGTGAGGATGCGTGGAAAGCGGGCATTCAGTCCTATATGAAGGCGCATGCCTATGGGAACACCGTCACTGACGACCTGTGGAAAGCGGTCGAGGGTGCGGGCGCCAAGGGGCTGGTTTCCATCGCGCACGACTTCACCTCGCAGCCGGGCATTCCGCTGGTCACGGTGGACAGTGCCGTGTGCAAGGGCGGATCGACCGTCCTGACGCTGAGCCAGGGCGAATATAGCCGCGACCAGAAGGGCAAGATGCCGCTCAGCTGGAACGTGCCGATCAAAGCCCAGACGCTGGGCGGAGAAGCACAGCGATTGATCCTGACCGGCGGCAAGGGGCAGGTGACGCTGCCAGGCTGCGGCGCCTATGTCATCAACGCCGGACAGACGGGCTATTATCGCTCGCTCTATCCCGCAGCGAACGTGAAGGCGCTGGCGAAGGATTTCACCAAGCTGTCGAGCATCGACCAGACCGGCCTGCTGGCGGATAATTTCCAGCTGGGGCTGGGCGGTTATCAGCCGATCGGACTGGCGTTGGACCTGGTGGACGCCGTGCCCGCCACGGCCACGCCCGCCGTGCTGGCGGAAGTGCCGGACTATCTGGGCAGCGCCTATGATATGCTGGAGAGCGACAAGACGGGCCAGGCGCGGGTCGCGACCTATGCGTCGGCCAAGTTGACGCCGCTGCTGACGTCCATCGGCTATGATGCCAAGGCCGGGGAAGGCCCGCAGGTTCCGGTGCTGCGTTCGGCGCTGGTATCGACGCTGGGCGACATGGGCGACAAGGCCGTGGTGGCGGAGGCCAATCGCCGCTTCGCCGCCCTGGCGACCGATCCCGCCGCGCTCGACGGCCCGTTGCGCAATGTGTGGCTGGGCATCATCGCCAAAAATGCGGATCAGGCGACGTGGGACAAGCTGCGCGGCCTGGCGAAGGGCGCGAAAAGCGACCTGGAAAAAAGCACGCTCTATGCGCTGCTGGGCGGGGCGAAGGATGAGAAGCTGGCGGGCCAGGCGCTCGACCTCGCTTTGACCGATGAGCCGGGCAAGACCACCAGCGCCGCGATCATCGCGCAGGTAGGCGCGGAGCATCCGATGATGGCGGTCGACTATGTGCTGGCGCACCGCGCGCAATATGAAGCGATGATCGACGTGTCGGCGCGCAGCCAGGCCTTGGCTCGGTTGGGTGGTGGCTCTGCCGATCCGGCGATGGCGACCAAGCTGGACGCCTACGCGACCCAATATCTGACACCCGAATCGCGCAAGGTCGTGGATCGCTCGATCGCGGCGATCAAGACGCGGATCGAGACGCGGAGCCGGTTGAAGGCGCCGCTGGCGGCGTGGTTCGCGGGCAACAAGTAGGCGTACTTCCCCCTCCCGCTGGCGGGAGGGGGTCAGGGGGTGGGCAGGCGCAACGTGTAGCGTTGGCCCACCCCGCTGCGACTAACGCGCTTTGCGCGTAAGTCTCGCTACCCCTCCCGCGTGCGGGAGGGGAATTATAATCCCAGCGCCTTGACGATGTCGTCCCAGGCCACCAGCTTGAAATTCTGCGCCGCCGTCGCATTGTGGCCGTCCTGCGCGATGAACAGGCCGCCGGGATAGGCAGGGCCGAAATCGCCCAGCATCAGTTCGATGCCATCGGTTTCCTCCGACCCGCCAATGGTGCCATCGACTACGCGGAAGCGGCCGACATAGCTGTCATCGCGCATCTTATAGACGACATAGGCATTGTCGCCCTGGCTGGAGACGAGGACATAGCCGTCCTTCTCGCCCATCGGCGCGATGGCGACGCCTTCGGCATCCATCACCAGATTCTTGCCGTCAGCCGCCGCGATCTGCACAGGCGTGGTGGAACCGGTCGCGCGCGCGTCGAAGCGCCAAAGGCCGACATCTTCTTCGGCCACATACAGGATGCCGGTGCGGTCATCGACCGCGCAGCCTTCCGATTGGGTGCCCAGCTTCATCGTGCGGACGATCCTGCCGACAGGCGCTCCCGATGTGTCGAGCGCGACCTGGTTGATCGTGCCGTCCTTCAGCACGATGAACGCATACGTCGCTTGCGAATCGCGATACAGACAGACGCCATAGGCTTCGCCCTTGCCCGCATCGACCTTGCCCAAGGCGCTGAGTGTGGCGGTAGCGGGGTCGAGGCGGAAGAGCGCGAGCTTGGCATTCGCCACATCATTGCGGTCGCTGGCGACGACCAGGATACCCGGTGTGCCGCCGATCGCCACGCCATCGCGCAGATCGACATTATTGACCCGGCCCGCGTCCAGGAAATCGCGCGTCTTGCCGTCCAGCCCATAGACGTAAAGACCGGCCTTCTTGTCTGTGCCCACGATCAGGCTTTGCGCCGGGTTCGCCGCATTGCGCCAGATCGCCGGATCGTCCGCCGCGTCGGCATTGGGCGTACCGACCGGCGTGGTTTCGCCGCGCGCGGTGACGTTCACCGCCGGGGTTGCATTGGCGATGCGTTGTTCAATCGGCAGTTCGGCCGGGACGGTCGTGCAACCAGCCAGTAGGAAGGCAGCAGTAAGGCCGGTAGTCAAAGCTAATGTCTTCATCATGTCCCCCATATGTCGCGGACGCATTGGACTTTGGCGATGACAAATATGTGACGAAGAAAGCGACCCAAATTGATGGCGATGTAACAGAATCGTCACTCGCCTTTCATCGTTCTGACCTTTGCGCCCTCTAGGTGGCCCTCGATCGCGAAGAGCGACCTTCACAGGGGGAAATCATGCAGACTGTCTCGATCCGGCGTCCTGCCGG from Sphingobium sp. HWE2-09 includes:
- the metC gene encoding cystathionine beta-lyase, with the protein product MGLRSCDTESDRCGVSDDTRKPLTKLAQIGRKPEWTQMPGQPGGIVSPPVWRASTILYDDVAHLRKAAGSSTHERLFYGRKGTPTAWSLADALTEMEPGAEGTMLYPSGVAAIACALMAVLKPGDRLLMVDSAYDPTRNFCTQLLDSYGIETIYYDPTTVSLDVYLADRPIRALFLESPGSLTFEVQDVPALTAWAKANGVVTLLDNTWATPLYFPALSHGVDISILACTKYIVGHSDVMMGSVTANADWFARVRQTAYLFGQMVSPDDAWLASRGLRTLGVRLKQHQDSAVAVANWLKDQPDVARVLHPALPDCPGHALWQRDFSGSTGLFSFILKGGGEAARAALIDGLAHFGIGYSWGGFESLALPVDPARYRSATTWEADGPAIRLHIGLEDPADLIADLDAGLARFRAVRDTE
- the sseA gene encoding 3-mercaptopyruvate sulfurtransferase codes for the protein MTLFVSTDWLATELGQPDLRILDASLFLPGTPRDPRAEYEAAHIPGAAFLDLPSLNDPDDPTPGMAPPDDLMTQRAQALGIDTDSRIIVYDNSPTHSAARAWWMMRVYGLGASAAILDGGLPKWLAEGRPTQSGAFTPAPGNAVARLDRSQVRTKADLLANLDSQAAQVLDARGAGRFTGAEAEPRPGMASGHIPGSRNIPSSAFFNADNSMKQGDDLRRLFVDAGTDFDQPIITTCGSGVTAAIILAGLESLGKTDVTLYDGSWSEWGFDPATPKATGAA
- the queF gene encoding preQ(1) synthase, whose protein sequence is MTDLPTTPLHLGQTSALPASPQAAVLDYVPNPRPGKPYLVRFTAPEFTSLCPVTGQPDFAHLVIDYAPGATIVESKSLKLFLGAFRNHAAFHEDCTVGIGERLFAEMDPIWLRIGGYWYPRGGIPIDVFWQSGEPPAGLWLPAQDVPGYRGRG
- a CDS encoding M1 family metallopeptidase, with product MPLKTILPLLIAAAPIAIAAPALAQSAPTPGSMPAGPAAGITTQLPRGAAPSHYAIEVTPDAANLKFSGKVTIDVTVSAALPTLVLNAADLTVSSVMLTPAKGKAIKGVAKVDADAQTVSLDFGKPITPGSYKVDIVYAGIINQQANGLFALDYTDNAGAAKRALFTQFEAPDARRFVPSWDEPSYKATFDLSAVVPADQLAVGNMPVKATKAIGSGKKLVTFGTSPKMSSYLLFFGLGELDRATKMAGNTEVGVITGKGNTGKAQLALDASASILPYFNDYFGVPYPLPKLDNVAGPGQSQFFSAMENWGAIFTFERALLVDPRFTSEATKRRIYETVAHEMAHQWFGDLVTMAWWDDLWLNEGFASWMATKVTDKLQPDWEMLLTRVDGREAAMSLDSLATTHAVVQKITTVDQVNQAFDAITYQKGEAVITMLEGYAGEDAWKAGIQSYMKAHAYGNTVTDDLWKAVEGAGAKGLVSIAHDFTSQPGIPLVTVDSAVCKGGSTVLTLSQGEYSRDQKGKMPLSWNVPIKAQTLGGEAQRLILTGGKGQVTLPGCGAYVINAGQTGYYRSLYPAANVKALAKDFTKLSSIDQTGLLADNFQLGLGGYQPIGLALDLVDAVPATATPAVLAEVPDYLGSAYDMLESDKTGQARVATYASAKLTPLLTSIGYDAKAGEGPQVPVLRSALVSTLGDMGDKAVVAEANRRFAALATDPAALDGPLRNVWLGIIAKNADQATWDKLRGLAKGAKSDLEKSTLYALLGGAKDEKLAGQALDLALTDEPGKTTSAAIIAQVGAEHPMMAVDYVLAHRAQYEAMIDVSARSQALARLGGGSADPAMATKLDAYATQYLTPESRKVVDRSIAAIKTRIETRSRLKAPLAAWFAGNK
- a CDS encoding phytase; its protein translation is MKTLALTTGLTAAFLLAGCTTVPAELPIEQRIANATPAVNVTARGETTPVGTPNADAADDPAIWRNAANPAQSLIVGTDKKAGLYVYGLDGKTRDFLDAGRVNNVDLRDGVAIGGTPGILVVASDRNDVANAKLALFRLDPATATLSALGKVDAGKGEAYGVCLYRDSQATYAFIVLKDGTINQVALDTSGAPVGRIVRTMKLGTQSEGCAVDDRTGILYVAEEDVGLWRFDARATGSTTPVQIAAADGKNLVMDAEGVAIAPMGEKDGYVLVSSQGDNAYVVYKMRDDSYVGRFRVVDGTIGGSEETDGIELMLGDFGPAYPGGLFIAQDGHNATAAQNFKLVAWDDIVKALGL